Proteins encoded in a region of the Raphanus sativus cultivar WK10039 chromosome 8, ASM80110v3, whole genome shotgun sequence genome:
- the LOC108822593 gene encoding sugar transporter ESL1 — protein MTMSENQRNLEAGLLLNKNRNDINECRITVVVLFSTFVSVCGSFCFGCAAGYSSVAQTGITTDLGLSVAQYSMFGSIMTFGAMFGAIFSGKVSDLIGRKGTMWFAQIFCIAGWLAISVAKDTVWLDAGRFSTGFAVGLFSYVIPVYIAEITPKHVRGAFVFANQLMQSCGLSLFYVIGNFVHWRNLALVGLIPCVLQVVTLFFIPESPRLLGKWGCDKECRASLQLLRGEDADVSEEANTIKETMILFEEGPKSRVMDLFQRRYAPSLVIGVGLMLLQQLSGSSGIMLYVGSVFDKGGFPSSIGSMILAVIMIPKAILGLILVEKMGRRPLLLASTSGMCLCSLFLAFSFSFRSYGMLDELTPIFTCIGVVGFISSFAVGMGGLPWIIMSEIFPMNVKVSAGTLVTLANWSFSWIVAFAYNFMIEWNASGTFLIFFSTCAAGIVFIYAMVPETKGRTLEDIQASLTDFLQ, from the exons ATGACGATGTCGGAGAACCAAAGAAACCTAGAAGCTGGCTTGTTACTGAACAAGAACCGAAACGACATCAACGAGTGTCGTATCACCGTGGTTGTGCTCTTCAGTACCTTTGTATCTGTTTGTGGCTCTTTCTGCTTCGGCTGTGCG GCAGGTTATTCATCAGTAGCTCAAACAGGGATCACAACAGATTTAGGCCTCTCCGTTGCACAA TACTCCATGTTTGGTTCAATCATGACCTTTGGAGCCATGTTTGGTGCCATCTTTAGTGGGAAAGTCTCAGATCTCATCGGTCGAAAAGGG ACAATGTGGTTTGCTCAAATCTTCTGCATCGCCGGTTGGCTTGCAATATCCGTTGCAAAGGACACGGTTTGGCTAGATGCTGGAAGGTTTTCCACTGGATTTGCAGTTGGTTTATTCAGCTACGTG ATACCAGTTTATATCGCAGAAATAACACCAAAACATGTCCGAGGAGCATTTGTATTTGCTAATCAG CTGATGCAAAGTTGTGGGTTGTCATTATTCTACGTCATTGGAAATTTTGTTCATTGGCGTAATTTGGCGTTAGTAG GTCTGATTCCATGTGTTTTGCAAGTTGTGACTTTATTTTTCATTCCAGAGTCCCCTAGATTGCTg GGAAAATGGGGATGTGACAAAGAATGTAGAGCTTCATTGCAGCTTCTCCGTGGGGAGGATGCTGATGTCTCTGAAGAAGCCAACACTATCAAA GAAACCATGATCTTGTTTGAAGAAGGACCAAAATCGCGGGTTATGGATTTGTTCCAGAGGAGATATGCTCCATCTCTTGTT ATTGGTGTGGGGCTAATGCTTCTACAACAGCTCTCTGGAAGCTCAGGGATTATGCTTTATGTCGGTAGCGTATTTGATAAAGGAG GATTTCCAAGCAGCATTGGCTCGATGATTCTTGCAGTGATCATG ATACCAAAAGCTATATTGGGTCTGATTTTGGTTGAGAAAATGGGACGAAGGCCGCTTCTACTG GCTTCTACTAGTGGAATGTGCCTTTGCAGCTTGTTCCTCGCATTTTCCTTCAGCTTTCGG TCATATGGCATGCTCGATGAGCTCACTCCAATTTTCACATGCATCGGTGTAGTG GGTTTCATCTCTTCATTTGCCGTAGGCATGGGAGGCTTACCATGGATCATCATGTCCGAG ATTTTCCCAATGAATGTTAAAGTATCAGCTGGGACTCTGGTTACCTTAGCCAACTGGTCCTTTAGTTGGATTGTAGCTTTCGCTTACAACTTCATGATAGAATGGAACGCATCAG GAACGTTCTTGATCTTCTTTAGTACATGCGCTGCGGGTATAGTCTTCATTTATGCGATGGTACCAGAAACTAAAGGACGAACGCTAGAAGATATACAAGCTTCTCTTACAGATTTTCTACAATGA